A section of the Ciona intestinalis chromosome 4, KH, whole genome shotgun sequence genome encodes:
- the LOC100178958 gene encoding uncharacterized protein LOC100178958: protein MKITETMIAFVVIFCVTSSCFGKSISKVSSNDLNEKANGHSIVKRQSNADLNLQNKKTRHMNELIRQYYISSILNEIKGKRDQRQPLTADEKATACRHAVQYCRVGQVEEDNGATYLVDQKRDIENGYPDMDNTEQNNSVPNEPCLSVSAIAKLLTNSRGNSANQRTIDTSQNGHTDGETFDMYTNGQKDLASHLFQFFQDQYDLTQ from the exons ATGAAAATCACAGAAACTATGATTGCGTTTGTCGTTATTTTCTGCGTAACTTCCAGTTGCTTCGGTAAGAGTATTTCCAAAGTGTCTTCAAATGACCTCAATGAAAAAGCAAACGGACATTCTATTGT gAAGCGACAAAGCAATGCAGACCTGAATTTGCAGAACAAGAAAACGAGGCACATGAACGAGCTTATTCGACAATATTACATCAGTTCAATATTAAATGAAATCAAAGGGAAAAGAGATCAACGCCAACCTTTGACGGCAGATGAAAAAG CTACCGCGTGTAGACATGCAGTCCAATACTGCAGGGTTGGGCAAGTTGAGGAAGACAACGGAGCTACATATCTCGTTGATCAAAAAAGGGATATCGAAAATGGCTACCCAG ATATGGATAATACAGAGCAAAACAATTCTGTTCCTAACGAACCTTGTCTCTCTGTGTCGGCGATCGCAAAACTTCTTACAAATTCTCGTGGAAACAGCGCCAATCAGCGGACGATTGACACTTCGCAAAATGGCCACACGGATGGAGAAACGTTCGACATGTACACAAACGGTCAAAAAGACCTCGCATCCCACTTGTTCCAGTTCTTTCAGGATCAGTACGATTTAACCCAGTAA